Proteins co-encoded in one Psychromonas sp. L1A2 genomic window:
- the fliQ gene encoding flagellar biosynthesis protein FliQ, which produces MEPEVFVNIFRQALWLVMILVSAVIIPSLLIGLVVAVFQAATSINEQTLSFLPRLIMTLFALAFGAHWGFGKLMEFFIAMINQIPQVVG; this is translated from the coding sequence ATGGAACCGGAAGTTTTTGTAAATATTTTTAGACAAGCTTTATGGCTAGTGATGATTCTAGTATCAGCGGTTATTATTCCTAGTTTATTAATTGGGCTAGTCGTGGCTGTATTTCAAGCGGCCACTTCTATTAATGAACAAACATTGAGTTTTTTACCGCGTTTAATCATGACTTTATTTGCATTAGCTTTCGGAGCCCATTGGGGATTTGGTAAGTTAATGGAATTTTTTATAGCCATGATTAATCAAATCCCACAAGTGGTGGGGTGA
- the flhB gene encoding flagellar biosynthesis protein FlhB, with amino-acid sequence MAENENGSEKTEEATPDKLRKSKDKGQVARSKELATASVLIAAALSIFIFGDRLAYELSIMMKRAFTFERADIFSPEQMWHALVEGFSGLGMPMFFILLMLFIISILGSSLLGGMIFSTKAMMPKFSRMSPKAGFKRMFGMQAWVELLKSILKVAVVICGAWAILAATFEHILHLSVSQLPGSAFEALDMLRWMFLLLCLSLLIIVAVDVPYQIYKHSDELKMTKQEVKDEYRNSEGKPEVKQRIRQLQYEMSQRTMMQDVPDADVIVTNPTHYSVALKYDKEGDRPPYVVAKGVDFMALKIREVGRENEIPVMQSPQLCRAVYHSTEIGEDVPEELFIAIAKILAYIYQLEQFRKGKSGRPKALPTEIPVPEGFIYPN; translated from the coding sequence ATGGCTGAAAATGAAAACGGTAGTGAAAAGACTGAGGAAGCCACACCCGACAAACTACGTAAATCCAAAGATAAAGGGCAGGTTGCAAGATCTAAAGAATTAGCAACAGCTTCTGTTTTAATTGCAGCTGCACTTTCTATTTTTATATTTGGTGATAGGTTAGCTTACGAATTATCTATCATGATGAAGCGTGCCTTTACTTTTGAGCGTGCTGATATATTTTCCCCAGAACAGATGTGGCACGCCTTAGTGGAGGGCTTTAGTGGGTTAGGCATGCCAATGTTCTTCATTCTATTGATGTTGTTTATTATTTCAATATTAGGAAGTTCATTATTAGGAGGCATGATTTTTAGTACTAAAGCAATGATGCCTAAGTTCAGTCGCATGAGCCCTAAAGCCGGTTTTAAGCGAATGTTTGGGATGCAAGCCTGGGTTGAGTTATTAAAGTCTATTTTAAAAGTTGCAGTGGTTATTTGTGGTGCTTGGGCTATTTTAGCGGCAACTTTTGAACACATATTACATTTATCTGTTAGTCAATTGCCAGGGAGTGCGTTTGAAGCATTAGATATGTTGAGATGGATGTTTCTTTTATTGTGTTTATCATTATTAATTATTGTGGCCGTGGATGTGCCTTACCAGATCTATAAGCATAGTGATGAATTGAAAATGACAAAACAAGAAGTTAAAGATGAATATCGTAACTCTGAAGGGAAACCCGAAGTTAAACAGCGTATCCGTCAATTACAATATGAGATGTCACAACGAACTATGATGCAGGATGTTCCAGATGCTGATGTTATTGTGACAAACCCAACTCATTATTCCGTTGCATTAAAATATGATAAAGAAGGCGATAGACCGCCATATGTTGTTGCTAAAGGTGTCGATTTTATGGCGCTTAAAATTCGTGAAGTTGGCCGTGAGAATGAAATCCCAGTGATGCAGTCACCACAACTGTGTCGTGCGGTTTATCACTCTACTGAAATAGGCGAAGATGTTCCTGAAGAACTATTTATCGCAATTGCAAAAATATTAGCTTATATCTATCAATTAGAACAATTTAGGAAAGGTAAGTCAGGGCGGCCTAAAGCCTTACCAACAGAGATTCCTGTCCCTGAAGGGTTTATTTATCCTAACTAA
- a CDS encoding RNA polymerase sigma factor FliA, translated as MIKAQGYQTDTSELITRHLELVHKIAYHLMARLPASVLADDLVQSGMIGLLEAARNFDASKGASFETFAGIRIRGAMLDEMRKGDWVPRSVHKNSRTIASAIDAVEKQSGEDAKEIDIANYLQISLTEYQKMLQDVNCGKLIAYEDLPNPDDMFAQSSKTFDSTFDDVADNQFTQQLAQLIEQLPQREALVLSLYYDEEMNLKEIGLILEVSESRVSQILSQAIHRLKSKINSDRI; from the coding sequence GTGATTAAAGCGCAGGGATATCAAACTGATACATCAGAGCTGATAACACGGCACTTAGAACTAGTACATAAAATAGCTTATCATTTGATGGCTAGGTTACCTGCTAGTGTATTAGCAGATGATTTAGTGCAATCTGGCATGATTGGTTTATTAGAAGCGGCTCGTAATTTTGATGCTTCTAAAGGCGCTAGCTTTGAAACGTTTGCAGGTATTCGCATACGTGGTGCAATGTTAGATGAAATGCGCAAAGGTGATTGGGTTCCACGTTCGGTACATAAAAATAGTAGAACGATTGCTAGTGCAATTGATGCAGTCGAAAAACAAAGTGGAGAGGATGCAAAGGAGATTGATATTGCTAATTATCTTCAAATTTCACTTACTGAATATCAAAAAATGCTTCAAGACGTTAATTGCGGGAAACTTATCGCCTATGAAGACCTACCAAATCCAGATGATATGTTCGCGCAATCAAGTAAAACATTTGATAGTACTTTTGATGATGTTGCAGATAATCAGTTTACTCAGCAATTAGCACAATTAATTGAACAATTACCACAACGAGAAGCTTTAGTTTTATCACTTTATTACGACGAAGAGATGAATTTAAAGGAGATTGGTCTAATTTTAGAGGTGAGTGAATCACGTGTTAGTCAAATTCTTAGCCAAGCTATACATAGACTGAAATCTAAAATTAATTCTGATAGAATATAA
- the fliN gene encoding flagellar motor switch protein FliN: MSTEQDMADDWAAALEESGDADSSAKTIDLDELKDTAKPMSEEELSRLDSILDIPVTISMEVGRSKINIRNLLQLNQGSVVELERIAGEPLDVLVNGTLIAHGEVVVVNDKFGIRLTDVISQTERIKKLK, encoded by the coding sequence ATGAGCACAGAACAAGATATGGCGGATGATTGGGCCGCAGCATTAGAAGAATCAGGAGATGCAGATTCAAGTGCTAAAACAATTGATCTTGATGAGTTAAAAGATACTGCAAAACCAATGAGTGAAGAAGAGTTATCTCGTTTAGACAGCATCTTAGATATCCCTGTTACCATTTCCATGGAAGTGGGGCGTAGTAAAATTAATATTCGTAACTTATTACAGCTTAACCAAGGCTCAGTTGTTGAATTAGAGCGAATTGCTGGCGAGCCTTTAGATGTATTAGTTAATGGTACGTTGATTGCTCACGGTGAAGTCGTGGTTGTAAATGATAAATTTGGTATTCGTTTAACTGATGTTATTAGTCAAACTGAACGTATTAAAAAATTAAAATGA
- the fliR gene encoding flagellar biosynthetic protein FliR, with product MFFSADLILDFIASYLWAFSRIAAMLMVMVAVGSNTVPTRIRLFYALSVTLLALPSLPPAPDNIELFSLGSFIVVMQQILIGVAIGTISVFVVQTFVIAGQIIAMQTSLGFASMADPMSGQTSPVVGQFYVLLVTLLFLGVDGHLLMIEMIINSFETLPISESGLLALDYYKVAGWFSIMFHAALAFSIASMVAMLLVNLSFGIMTKAAPQLNIFSLGFSISMVFGLFVLWITLLNVPFHFENQWIKGITTMCEVLNNPCVKP from the coding sequence ATGTTTTTTTCGGCTGATCTTATATTAGATTTTATTGCCAGTTATTTATGGGCATTCAGCCGTATTGCCGCGATGTTAATGGTTATGGTCGCGGTTGGTTCCAATACGGTACCTACTCGCATCCGTTTATTTTATGCGTTAAGTGTCACCCTTCTTGCTTTACCTTCGTTACCGCCAGCCCCTGATAATATAGAGCTGTTTTCACTCGGAAGCTTCATCGTAGTGATGCAACAAATATTAATTGGTGTCGCGATTGGTACTATTTCAGTTTTTGTGGTGCAAACATTTGTAATCGCAGGTCAAATCATTGCAATGCAAACCAGTTTAGGCTTTGCTTCTATGGCTGACCCTATGAGTGGTCAAACATCACCTGTTGTAGGGCAATTTTATGTATTGTTAGTGACTTTATTGTTTTTAGGTGTGGATGGGCATCTATTAATGATAGAAATGATTATTAATAGTTTTGAAACGTTACCGATTTCTGAAAGTGGTTTGCTCGCTTTAGACTATTATAAAGTGGCTGGTTGGTTTTCGATTATGTTTCATGCTGCTTTGGCATTTTCTATCGCCTCAATGGTTGCTATGTTATTGGTTAATTTATCTTTTGGAATCATGACCAAAGCAGCTCCTCAGTTGAATATTTTCAGCTTAGGTTTTTCAATTAGTATGGTATTTGGTTTATTTGTTCTATGGATTACGTTATTAAATGTACCATTTCATTTTGAAAACCAATGGATTAAAGGGATTACGACTATGTGTGAAGTACTCAATAACCCTTGTGTAAAACCATAA
- a CDS encoding MinD/ParA family protein, whose translation MMADQASGLRKMTNHQVKVIAVTGGKGGVGKTNVTLNMAVSLAKMGKRVMVLDADLGLANVDVLLGIRVIKNLSHVLSGECTLDEVIVHGPEGVMIIPATSGTQSMVELTDVEHAGLIQAFSSLQTPIDILLIDTAAGISNMVVSFAQAAQDVLMVVCDEPTSITDAYALIKILSKQNGVYRFKIVANMVRSLREGQDLFTKLTRVTDRFLDVSLELVACIPFDGNVRQAVRKQKTVVDAFPKTPASLAFKALANRACDWPIPHQPGGHLEFFIEKLLLNDNDESIKELL comes from the coding sequence ATGATGGCAGATCAAGCAAGTGGTTTAAGAAAAATGACCAATCACCAAGTCAAAGTGATCGCAGTCACTGGCGGTAAAGGCGGTGTTGGTAAAACTAATGTTACCCTTAATATGGCTGTCTCGCTTGCTAAAATGGGTAAACGAGTGATGGTGCTTGATGCTGATTTAGGGCTTGCTAATGTAGATGTGTTATTAGGTATTCGTGTTATTAAAAATTTATCACATGTTTTATCTGGTGAGTGTACTTTGGATGAGGTTATCGTTCATGGTCCAGAGGGCGTTATGATCATTCCTGCCACATCAGGTACTCAATCAATGGTTGAATTAACCGACGTTGAGCATGCAGGTTTAATTCAAGCTTTTAGCTCATTACAAACTCCCATTGATATTTTATTAATTGATACCGCTGCTGGTATTTCAAATATGGTAGTCAGCTTCGCTCAAGCGGCACAGGACGTATTAATGGTGGTGTGTGATGAGCCTACATCAATTACTGATGCTTATGCCTTAATTAAAATACTTAGTAAACAAAATGGCGTTTATCGCTTTAAAATTGTCGCCAATATGGTGCGTAGTTTACGTGAAGGACAAGATCTATTTACAAAGTTAACACGTGTGACGGATCGTTTTTTAGACGTTTCTTTAGAGCTTGTCGCGTGTATTCCTTTTGATGGTAATGTTCGCCAAGCAGTGAGAAAACAAAAAACAGTAGTCGATGCGTTCCCAAAAACACCAGCCTCACTTGCCTTTAAAGCATTAGCTAACCGTGCTTGTGATTGGCCTATTCCACATCAACCTGGTGGCCATCTAGAGTTCTTTATTGAAAAGCTATTACTCAATGATAATGACGAAAGTATTAAAGAGCTTTTATAA
- a CDS encoding flagellar basal body-associated FliL family protein encodes MPEENESLDGTNPKPAGKKKLIIIIVAAVLILSIIGAAVFFIFFSGDDASADENAMQTNEEVVADAPTMSANYVPMPRPLVFNVLEGNRDRTAQIKVQLMVIDKSSEALVRKHIPLLESTLVSVFGEASAEQLRSPQGKNELRETALEALNKATTMVEKRALIHTVLFTGFVLQ; translated from the coding sequence ATGCCTGAAGAAAATGAATCATTAGATGGAACCAATCCCAAACCAGCGGGTAAAAAGAAGTTGATTATTATAATTGTGGCTGCAGTACTTATTCTTTCCATTATTGGTGCGGCTGTTTTCTTTATTTTTTTTAGTGGTGACGATGCAAGTGCAGATGAAAATGCAATGCAAACAAATGAAGAGGTTGTGGCAGATGCTCCGACTATGTCAGCGAACTACGTTCCTATGCCAAGACCTTTAGTTTTTAATGTGTTAGAAGGTAATCGTGATAGAACTGCTCAAATTAAAGTGCAGTTAATGGTCATTGATAAAAGTAGTGAAGCCTTAGTTCGAAAACATATTCCTTTATTAGAAAGTACGCTCGTTAGCGTTTTTGGAGAGGCTTCTGCTGAACAATTACGTAGTCCACAGGGTAAAAATGAATTACGAGAAACGGCACTTGAAGCACTTAATAAAGCAACCACTATGGTTGAAAAGCGTGCACTTATCCATACGGTATTATTCACCGGCTTTGTATTACAGTAA
- the flhA gene encoding flagellar biosynthesis protein FlhA — MNSILTSLWSKRSVVLGGLGTPIIVLAALGMVILPMPTLLLDILFTFNIALALVVLLVSIYTKRPLDFAAFPTVLLIATLLRLALNVASTRVVLLEGHEGGDAAGNVIEAFGSVVIGGNLAVGLIVFIILMIINFVVITKGAGRISEVSARFTLDAMPGKQMAIDADLNAGLINQEEARLRRQEVTMEADFYGSMDGASKFVKGDAIAGIMILFINIIGGFVIGMVQYDLPFSQAAEIYTLLTIGDGLVAQIPSLLLSIAAAITVTRENTSADMGSRMLGQMFDDPKALMITAGILLVMGIVPGMPHLAFLTLGGIAAGGAYWQLHRLKNKEETALAIKENGGITNDGPAEVKELGWDDVRSVDTIGLEVGYRLIPLVDKAQGGQLLDRIKGVRKKLSQQMGFLIPPVHIRDNLDLAPNNYSISLMGVTCGHADIYHDKDMAINPGQVFGPIDGVTGIDPAFGLEAVWIEEAQREQAQALGYTVVDTATVVATHLSQILSNHAAQLLGHEEAQNLLDMLAKKHPKLVEGLIPEILSLSTVVKVLQSLLNENVAIRDIRSIVQTLVDYGPRSQDAEVLTAACRISLKRMIVQEIIGNEPEIPVITLSSELEQILHKSIQAGGADGAGIEPGLAERIQNSLIEASQQQELLGQPAVLLTSGVLRGTLARFVKNTIPSLHILSYQEIPDDKQIKIISSIGQ; from the coding sequence ATCAACAGTATTTTAACATCGCTATGGTCTAAACGCTCCGTTGTACTCGGTGGTTTAGGCACGCCAATTATAGTGTTAGCTGCATTAGGTATGGTTATTTTGCCTATGCCGACCCTGCTATTGGATATTTTATTCACATTTAATATTGCACTTGCATTAGTTGTGTTACTTGTCTCTATTTATACTAAACGCCCATTAGACTTTGCTGCTTTCCCTACCGTACTTTTAATTGCCACATTATTACGCCTTGCTTTAAACGTAGCATCAACTCGAGTGGTTCTATTGGAAGGCCATGAGGGTGGTGATGCTGCTGGTAACGTTATCGAAGCATTTGGTTCGGTTGTGATTGGTGGTAACTTAGCCGTTGGTTTAATTGTATTTATCATCTTAATGATTATTAACTTTGTGGTTATCACAAAAGGTGCTGGACGTATTTCAGAAGTGAGTGCGCGTTTTACCTTGGATGCAATGCCAGGTAAACAAATGGCGATTGATGCCGATTTGAATGCAGGTTTAATTAATCAAGAAGAAGCCCGTTTACGTCGACAAGAAGTGACCATGGAAGCCGACTTTTACGGGTCAATGGACGGTGCGAGTAAATTTGTTAAAGGTGATGCGATTGCTGGAATCATGATCCTATTCATTAATATCATTGGTGGTTTTGTTATTGGTATGGTGCAATACGATTTACCTTTTTCACAGGCGGCTGAAATTTATACCTTATTAACGATTGGTGATGGCTTAGTTGCACAAATTCCTTCGTTATTATTGTCTATTGCTGCTGCAATCACTGTGACGCGTGAAAATACCTCAGCAGACATGGGTAGTCGCATGCTTGGACAAATGTTTGATGACCCTAAAGCATTAATGATCACTGCAGGTATTTTATTAGTCATGGGTATTGTTCCTGGCATGCCACATCTTGCCTTTTTAACGTTAGGTGGGATCGCTGCTGGTGGTGCTTATTGGCAGTTACATCGCTTAAAAAATAAAGAAGAAACGGCATTAGCGATTAAAGAAAATGGCGGTATTACAAATGACGGCCCTGCTGAAGTCAAAGAATTAGGTTGGGATGATGTTCGTAGTGTTGACACTATTGGCTTAGAAGTGGGATATCGATTAATTCCGCTAGTGGATAAAGCGCAGGGTGGGCAGTTATTAGATCGTATTAAAGGAGTACGTAAAAAGCTCTCTCAACAAATGGGTTTTTTAATTCCGCCTGTTCATATTCGTGATAATTTGGATCTGGCTCCGAATAATTATTCTATCTCTTTAATGGGGGTTACCTGCGGTCACGCTGATATCTATCATGATAAAGACATGGCGATCAATCCAGGACAAGTTTTTGGTCCTATTGATGGCGTTACGGGTATCGATCCTGCATTTGGATTAGAAGCCGTATGGATCGAAGAAGCTCAACGAGAGCAAGCGCAAGCATTAGGTTACACCGTTGTTGATACTGCAACAGTGGTTGCAACACACCTCAGTCAAATACTCAGTAATCATGCTGCACAGTTATTAGGGCATGAAGAAGCTCAAAATCTATTAGACATGTTGGCTAAAAAACATCCAAAATTGGTCGAAGGTTTAATTCCCGAAATCTTGTCGTTAAGCACCGTAGTGAAAGTACTGCAAAGCCTATTAAATGAAAATGTTGCGATTAGAGATATTCGTTCAATTGTCCAAACACTAGTCGATTACGGTCCACGTAGTCAAGATGCCGAAGTTTTGACGGCAGCATGCCGAATTTCATTAAAACGTATGATTGTTCAAGAAATTATTGGTAATGAGCCTGAGATACCTGTTATTACGCTATCTTCAGAGTTGGAGCAGATATTGCATAAGTCTATACAGGCTGGTGGAGCAGATGGAGCAGGTATCGAACCTGGGTTAGCTGAGCGTATTCAGAACTCATTGATTGAAGCATCACAACAACAAGAGTTGCTAGGTCAGCCAGCAGTATTATTAACATCAGGTGTATTACGCGGTACCTTAGCTCGATTTGTTAAAAATACAATACCGAGTTTACACATACTGTCTTATCAAGAAATACCAGATGATAAACAGATTAAAATAATTAGCTCAATTGGGCAATAA
- the fliO gene encoding flagellar biosynthetic protein FliO — protein MSQIIAKLIKLLFISTLSLPVMALEETSKRPELEIGTMLGSLILVLACIFLFAFLMKKSNLLRHGGHKNPIKIIATQPLTNKSRVQIIEVHGKQYLLGVSDQSVNLLDQLETPIIDNESAMEVQSTPSFTAAFASVLSKAGKKK, from the coding sequence ATGAGTCAAATAATAGCTAAGTTAATTAAGCTGCTGTTTATCAGCACATTAAGCCTACCTGTGATGGCGCTAGAAGAAACCAGCAAACGGCCTGAGCTAGAAATCGGTACCATGCTTGGTTCTCTAATATTGGTACTTGCTTGTATTTTCTTATTTGCATTTTTAATGAAAAAAAGTAATTTATTGCGTCATGGTGGCCATAAAAATCCAATAAAGATCATTGCAACGCAGCCACTAACTAATAAAAGTAGAGTTCAAATTATTGAAGTACATGGTAAACAGTATTTATTAGGCGTAAGTGATCAGTCGGTTAATTTACTCGATCAATTAGAAACGCCTATCATAGATAATGAATCTGCCATGGAAGTTCAAAGTACACCGTCATTCACAGCTGCTTTTGCTAGTGTATTATCGAAAGCAGGGAAGAAAAAATGA
- the fliP gene encoding flagellar type III secretion system pore protein FliP (The bacterial flagellar biogenesis protein FliP forms a type III secretion system (T3SS)-type pore required for flagellar assembly.), producing MNKLLLLLCTGLFLFASNAIAEPSALSAVTVTTSASGDQEYSVTLQVLAFMTALSFLPAMLILMTSFTRIVIVMSILRQALGLQSSPSNQVINGIALFLTFFIMAPVFDRVNETALQPYLNEEMTIVQALEQGKKPMMKFMLSQTRLKDLETFMEIADIQVDTPEEVPITVLIPAFVTSELKTAFQIGFMLFIPFLIIDLVVASILMAMGMMMLSPMIISLPFKLMLFVLVDGWNLVMGSLANSFGL from the coding sequence ATGAATAAACTGCTCCTTTTATTATGTACAGGCTTATTCCTTTTTGCCTCTAATGCGATTGCAGAACCTAGCGCTTTATCAGCAGTTACTGTTACAACCAGTGCTTCTGGTGATCAAGAATACAGTGTGACGTTGCAAGTACTTGCGTTTATGACTGCGCTGAGTTTCTTGCCTGCGATGTTGATTTTAATGACCTCTTTCACGCGTATTGTGATTGTTATGTCAATTTTACGACAAGCGCTTGGCCTACAAAGTTCTCCTTCAAATCAAGTGATTAATGGTATCGCTTTATTTCTTACTTTTTTTATTATGGCACCCGTATTTGACCGTGTTAATGAAACTGCATTACAGCCGTATTTGAATGAAGAAATGACCATCGTTCAAGCACTTGAGCAGGGCAAAAAGCCGATGATGAAATTTATGTTGTCGCAAACACGTTTAAAAGACTTAGAAACCTTCATGGAAATTGCTGATATCCAAGTGGATACGCCTGAAGAAGTGCCTATTACCGTGTTAATACCTGCTTTTGTCACGAGTGAGTTAAAAACTGCTTTTCAAATTGGTTTCATGCTATTTATCCCTTTCCTTATTATTGATTTAGTTGTCGCAAGTATTTTAATGGCGATGGGTATGATGATGTTATCGCCAATGATTATTTCATTACCCTTTAAACTCATGTTATTTGTGTTAGTCGATGGCTGGAATTTAGTAATGGGCAGTTTAGCTAATAGTTTCGGGTTATAA
- the fliM gene encoding flagellar motor switch protein FliM has translation MDLLSQDEIDALLHGVDDVDEEMIENNEMSSGDSHAHFDFSSQDRIVRGRMPTLELVNERFARHLRISLFNMLRHTAEVSINGVQMLKFGEYVHTLFVPTSLNMVRFRPLKGTALITMEARLVFILVENFFGGDGRYHSKIEGREFTPTERRIIQMLLKIVFEDYHNAWAPVMDAEFEYLDSEVNPAMANIVSPTEVIVVNSFHIELDGGGGDFHIAMPYSMLEPIRELLDAGVQSDKEDTDQRWSQALEDEIMDVEVEIEARLVEKEIKLRDMMDFKAGDIIPIDLPDSLLVSVEGLPSFRATLGKISDNYALKITEKIKRPEMQKTQIHLEDLKETTK, from the coding sequence ATGGATTTATTATCTCAAGATGAAATTGACGCGCTATTGCATGGTGTTGACGACGTTGATGAGGAGATGATTGAAAATAATGAAATGAGTTCGGGCGATTCTCATGCGCATTTCGATTTTTCATCACAAGACCGTATCGTACGTGGACGTATGCCAACTTTAGAGTTGGTGAATGAACGTTTCGCTCGTCATTTACGGATTAGTTTATTTAATATGTTACGTCATACTGCTGAGGTTTCGATCAATGGCGTTCAAATGCTTAAATTTGGAGAGTACGTCCATACTTTATTTGTTCCCACTAGTCTTAACATGGTACGTTTTCGCCCATTAAAAGGCACTGCGTTGATTACTATGGAAGCTCGCTTAGTTTTCATTCTTGTTGAGAATTTCTTTGGCGGCGATGGCCGTTATCACTCTAAAATAGAAGGTAGAGAATTCACGCCTACAGAGCGCCGTATTATTCAAATGTTATTAAAAATAGTCTTTGAAGATTACCATAATGCTTGGGCTCCAGTAATGGATGCTGAATTTGAGTATTTAGATTCTGAAGTAAATCCTGCAATGGCTAACATTGTCAGTCCAACAGAAGTTATTGTAGTTAATTCTTTTCATATTGAACTTGATGGTGGTGGTGGTGATTTTCATATCGCAATGCCATATTCAATGCTAGAACCTATTCGAGAGTTATTAGATGCAGGCGTTCAAAGCGATAAAGAGGATACAGATCAGCGTTGGTCTCAAGCGCTTGAAGACGAAATTATGGATGTTGAAGTTGAAATTGAAGCTCGCTTAGTTGAAAAAGAAATCAAGCTACGAGATATGATGGACTTTAAAGCGGGTGATATCATCCCTATTGATCTACCTGATAGCTTATTAGTTTCTGTAGAGGGGTTACCTTCGTTTAGAGCAACACTAGGTAAAATCAGTGATAACTATGCATTAAAAATAACTGAAAAAATTAAACGTCCTGAAATGCAAAAAACACAAATTCATTTAGAAGATTTAAAAGAAACAACCAAGTAG
- the flhF gene encoding flagellar biosynthesis protein FlhF: MKIKRFFAKDMRTAMVEVKEVLGPDAVIMSNKKVVGGIEIVAAVDYQSKPTTEPKSDKSDALSQLKEDSVQLSSKSTEKTPKIKLPNSIRSNRKESGEDFAKSLNSFFGKVNAHQNKKPTLKKREELPAFSFQEQAEKGPKPFASSQPATLAEQQSWNNGPDRRTSTLKSASQANRNSENKDIAKISEEVASLRKLLEHQVSGLMWQEMERKEPVRAMIIKWLNSAGFSDEIADNLASYVPEDASSSEVQHYIQALLQDKISIGNNEILLKGGAIALLGPTGVGKTTTIAKLAAQFAIKYGPEQVALITTDTYRIGAHEQLATYGKIMGCAVRVAKDADELSQILYQFREKRLVLIDTAGMGQRDVRLSEQLETLMSSSGVNIRSYLVVPSTAQRRVVEEALQHFKRIRLSGCILTKIDESIGLGEVLSVTMKHALPISYITTGQRVPEDIEIAKVENLISSTLAMMDSQEQEDKHQWYSSTDD; this comes from the coding sequence ATGAAAATTAAGCGATTTTTTGCAAAAGACATGCGTACAGCAATGGTTGAAGTTAAAGAGGTGTTAGGCCCAGATGCTGTAATCATGTCTAATAAAAAAGTAGTGGGTGGCATTGAGATTGTGGCGGCAGTTGATTATCAATCAAAACCAACGACTGAACCAAAATCAGATAAATCTGATGCACTGTCTCAGCTTAAGGAAGACAGTGTGCAGTTGTCTTCAAAAAGTACTGAAAAAACACCAAAAATAAAATTGCCTAATAGTATTCGCAGTAATCGTAAAGAAAGTGGTGAAGATTTCGCTAAATCATTGAATTCATTTTTTGGTAAAGTTAATGCTCACCAAAATAAAAAACCTACTTTAAAAAAACGTGAAGAATTGCCTGCTTTTTCATTTCAAGAGCAAGCTGAAAAGGGGCCAAAACCTTTTGCATCTTCACAACCTGCGACATTAGCTGAGCAGCAAAGCTGGAATAATGGTCCAGATCGTCGTACTTCAACATTAAAAAGTGCTTCACAAGCAAATCGTAATAGCGAAAATAAAGATATTGCTAAAATCAGTGAGGAAGTGGCCTCTTTACGTAAATTATTAGAGCATCAAGTTTCAGGCTTAATGTGGCAAGAAATGGAACGTAAAGAACCGGTTCGAGCAATGATTATTAAATGGCTAAACAGTGCTGGGTTTTCAGATGAAATTGCCGATAACTTAGCAAGTTATGTTCCTGAAGATGCCTCATCAAGTGAGGTGCAACATTACATACAAGCTTTATTACAAGATAAAATATCCATTGGTAATAATGAAATCCTACTAAAAGGTGGAGCAATAGCATTATTAGGGCCAACCGGAGTAGGCAAAACAACCACAATTGCTAAATTGGCTGCACAATTTGCTATTAAATATGGTCCCGAGCAAGTTGCTTTAATTACTACTGATACTTACCGCATAGGCGCGCATGAGCAATTAGCAACTTATGGAAAAATAATGGGTTGTGCTGTACGAGTTGCTAAGGATGCTGACGAATTATCACAAATCCTATATCAGTTCAGAGAAAAGCGATTAGTCTTAATTGATACCGCTGGTATGGGACAACGAGATGTTCGTCTTTCTGAGCAGTTAGAAACATTGATGAGCAGTAGTGGTGTCAATATTAGAAGTTATTTAGTTGTTCCTTCTACTGCGCAACGTAGAGTGGTTGAAGAAGCATTGCAGCATTTTAAACGTATTCGGTTATCGGGTTGTATTTTAACTAAAATCGATGAAAGCATTGGTTTAGGCGAAGTATTAAGTGTCACCATGAAACATGCATTGCCGATTAGTTATATTACGACAGGGCAACGTGTACCTGAAGATATTGAAATTGCTAAAGTAGAAAATTTAATCAGTAGTACTTTAGCAATGATGGACAGCCAAGAACAAGAAGATAAACATCAATGGTATAGCAGTACTGACGATTAA